The Immundisolibacter cernigliae genome has a window encoding:
- the ychF gene encoding redox-regulated ATPase YchF, with amino-acid sequence MGFRCGIVGLPNVGKSTLFNALTQAGIAAENYPFCTIDPHVGIVAMPDPRLDRLAAIVKPQKIVPTSMTFVDIAGLVAGASKGEGLGNQFLANIRETEAIAHVVRCFENDDVVHVAGGVDPLRDIEVIDTELALADLETVERALQRVGKRTKTGDKAALAEQALLERARACLDAAKPVRSLRLSADESAPLDELHLLTAKPVVYIANVAEDGFTDNPLLDAVQHHAAAEGAEVVAVSAAIEAELAQLDPAARGDFLADLGLEEPGLDRVIRAGYRLLGLQTYFTAGVKEVRAWTVHQGATAPQAAAVIHTDFERGFIRAEVIAYDDFIAYKGEAGAKEAGKWRLEGKEYIVKDGDVIHFRFNV; translated from the coding sequence ATGGGTTTTCGCTGTGGCATCGTCGGTCTGCCCAACGTCGGCAAGTCGACCCTCTTCAACGCCCTTACGCAGGCCGGCATCGCGGCCGAGAACTACCCGTTCTGCACCATCGACCCACACGTGGGCATCGTCGCCATGCCGGACCCGCGCCTGGATCGGCTGGCCGCCATCGTCAAGCCGCAAAAAATCGTGCCGACCAGCATGACCTTTGTCGACATCGCAGGCCTTGTGGCCGGTGCATCCAAGGGCGAGGGCCTGGGCAACCAGTTCCTGGCCAACATCCGCGAGACCGAGGCCATCGCCCACGTGGTGCGCTGTTTCGAGAACGACGACGTGGTGCACGTGGCCGGCGGCGTCGATCCGCTGCGTGATATCGAGGTGATCGATACGGAACTGGCTCTGGCCGACCTTGAAACCGTCGAGCGCGCCCTGCAGCGCGTCGGCAAGCGCACCAAGACCGGCGACAAGGCCGCGCTGGCCGAACAAGCGCTGCTGGAACGCGCGCGCGCCTGCCTCGATGCGGCAAAACCGGTACGCAGCCTGCGTCTATCCGCGGACGAATCCGCGCCGCTGGACGAGTTGCACCTGCTCACCGCAAAGCCGGTGGTCTATATCGCCAACGTGGCCGAGGACGGCTTCACCGACAATCCGCTGCTGGACGCCGTGCAGCACCACGCGGCGGCAGAGGGCGCGGAAGTGGTGGCCGTCAGTGCCGCCATCGAAGCCGAACTGGCGCAGCTGGACCCCGCCGCGCGCGGCGATTTTCTGGCCGATCTTGGCCTGGAGGAACCGGGCCTGGACCGCGTCATCCGCGCCGGCTACCGGTTGCTTGGCCTGCAAACCTACTTCACCGCCGGCGTAAAGGAAGTGCGCGCCTGGACCGTGCACCAGGGCGCCACCGCCCCGCAAGCGGCGGCCGTCATCCACACCGACTTCGAGCGCGGCTTCATCCGCGCCGAGGTCATCGCCTACGACGACTTCATCGCCTACAAGGGCGAAGCCGGCGCTAAGGAAGCTGGCAAATGGCGCCTGGAAGGCAAGGAGTACATCGTCAAGGATGGCGACGTAATCCATTTCCGCTTCAACGTCTGA
- the pth gene encoding aminoacyl-tRNA hydrolase has product MVELIVGLGNPGPRYANTRHNAGFAFVERLAAGERLSFKSESRFHGEVATWHRPHCDVRLLKPQTFMNDSGRAVQALAAYYRIAPEQILVAHDELDLPPGDIRLKAGGGHGGHNGLRSTIGALNSPAFLRLRIGIGHPGAAALVTPYVLSGPPADQARLIEGAIDCALALLPRLLAGETAPVMQLLNTRPPRADAR; this is encoded by the coding sequence ATGGTCGAACTGATCGTCGGCCTCGGCAATCCAGGCCCGCGTTATGCCAACACCCGGCACAACGCGGGCTTTGCTTTTGTGGAGCGCCTGGCGGCCGGCGAGCGTCTGTCGTTCAAATCTGAAAGCCGCTTTCACGGCGAGGTTGCGACCTGGCACCGGCCACATTGCGACGTGCGGCTGCTCAAGCCGCAGACCTTCATGAACGACAGCGGCCGTGCAGTGCAGGCGCTGGCCGCCTATTACCGCATCGCGCCGGAACAGATACTGGTGGCGCATGACGAACTTGACCTGCCGCCCGGCGACATACGCCTGAAGGCGGGCGGCGGCCACGGCGGGCACAACGGCCTGCGCAGCACCATCGGCGCGCTGAACTCACCGGCGTTTTTGCGCCTGCGGATCGGCATCGGTCACCCCGGCGCTGCGGCGCTGGTCACGCCCTACGTGCTCAGTGGGCCGCCGGCCGACCAGGCACGGCTGATCGAGGGCGCCATCGACTGCGCGCTCGCCCTGCTGCCGCGCCTGCTGGCCGGCGAAACCGCGCCGGTCATGCAATTGCTCAATACCCGTCCGCCGCGCGCGGACGCCCGCTAG
- a CDS encoding 50S ribosomal protein L25/general stress protein Ctc, with protein sequence MDNQFQITAEPRSDLGTAFARRLRHAGRVPAVIYGAGQPNTDITLDHNDIIHHLEREAFHSHVLSVDVGGSSEQVVLRDVQMHPYKRLVMHLDFLRVSADRKLRMVVPVHFIGEDTSIGVKQHGGVVSHLLPEIEIECLTKDLPEFIAVDISDMDIDQSVHLSDLVLPPGVSIPALAFGHDHDLPVVAMHAPRKAEPEAGEEPAS encoded by the coding sequence ATGGATAACCAGTTTCAGATCACCGCCGAGCCGCGCAGCGACCTTGGCACCGCCTTCGCGCGTCGCCTGCGCCACGCCGGCCGTGTGCCGGCCGTCATCTACGGCGCCGGCCAGCCGAACACCGACATCACACTCGACCACAACGACATCATCCATCACCTGGAACGGGAAGCGTTCCATTCCCACGTGCTGAGCGTGGACGTGGGTGGCAGCAGCGAGCAGGTCGTCCTGCGCGACGTGCAGATGCACCCCTACAAGCGCCTGGTGATGCACCTGGATTTCCTGCGCGTGAGCGCCGACCGCAAGCTTCGCATGGTGGTGCCGGTGCACTTCATCGGCGAAGACACGTCAATCGGCGTCAAGCAGCACGGCGGCGTGGTGTCGCATCTGCTGCCGGAAATCGAAATCGAGTGTCTGACCAAGGACCTGCCGGAATTCATTGCGGTCGACATCAGCGATATGGATATCGACCAGTCCGTGCATCTGTCCGATCTGGTCCTGCCGCCTGGCGTCAGCATCCCGGCGCTGGCCTTCGGTCACGACCACGATCTGCCGGTAGTGGCCATGCACGCGCCGCGCAAGGCTGAGCCGGAAGCCGGCGAAGAACCCGCCAGCTGA
- a CDS encoding ribose-phosphate pyrophosphokinase: MAYGGMMVFSGSACPKLAASIAQYLDQPLGKVVVDRFSDGEVQVEVIDNVRGKDVFIVQSTGAPTDQNLMELLIMVDAMRRASASRITAVMPYMGYSRQDRRMLGARVPISAKVVAKMIAAAGTDRVLTVDLHADQIQGFYDIAIDNVYASPVLLGDIWRHSYDDLMVVSPDVGGVVRARALAKHLDDADLAIIDKRRPRANQSQVMNIIGDVAGRTCIMIDDLVDTAGTLCKAADALKQNGAVRVVAYVTHPVLSGKAVENIMNSSLDELVVTDTLPLRAAAAACPRIRQLSISELLAETMRRISDEDSVSTLLMG; the protein is encoded by the coding sequence ATGGCCTACGGCGGCATGATGGTGTTTTCGGGCTCGGCCTGCCCGAAGCTGGCAGCGTCCATTGCGCAATACCTCGACCAGCCGCTGGGCAAGGTCGTGGTGGACCGCTTCAGCGACGGCGAGGTGCAGGTCGAAGTGATCGACAACGTGCGCGGCAAGGACGTGTTCATCGTCCAGTCCACCGGCGCGCCCACCGATCAGAACCTGATGGAGCTGCTGATCATGGTGGACGCCATGCGACGGGCATCGGCATCACGCATCACGGCCGTCATGCCGTACATGGGCTACTCGCGCCAGGACCGGCGCATGCTGGGCGCGCGGGTGCCGATTTCGGCCAAGGTGGTGGCCAAGATGATCGCCGCCGCCGGTACCGACCGCGTGCTGACGGTGGACCTGCACGCCGACCAGATCCAGGGCTTCTACGACATTGCCATCGACAACGTGTACGCGTCGCCAGTGCTGCTGGGCGATATCTGGCGCCACAGCTATGATGACCTGATGGTCGTGTCACCGGACGTCGGTGGCGTGGTGCGCGCGCGGGCCTTGGCAAAGCATCTGGACGACGCGGACTTGGCCATCATCGACAAGCGCCGGCCGCGTGCCAACCAGTCGCAAGTAATGAACATCATCGGCGATGTGGCTGGGCGCACCTGCATCATGATCGACGATCTGGTCGACACCGCCGGCACGCTGTGCAAGGCCGCCGACGCCCTGAAGCAGAACGGCGCGGTCCGCGTGGTCGCGTACGTAACGCACCCGGTACTGTCCGGCAAGGCCGTCGAGAACATCATGAACAGCAGTCTGGACGAGCTGGTGGTGACCGACACCCTGCCGCTGCGAGCCGCCGCCGCGGCTTGCCCGCGCATCCGTCAGCTGAGCATTTCCGAACTGCTGGCCGAGACCATGCGCCGTATCAGCGACGAGGATTCGGTAAGCACCCTTTTGATGGGATAA
- a CDS encoding tetratricopeptide repeat protein, with protein MRKHLLTLIAGSMLLGCASPPPASPPAAVATLRDTGRDDAVLALLLADMAAQRGDYAQAAAKYTAVAEQARDAEIARRAVQAALYGQDVPAAIAAAQAWQRIEPQSVDAAQLLTGLELQRGNAEAARTHLRSLLALKNFSSRQDYLNLVRLLNQNVPPETLLGVLDALLESRPDDPEALFAYSLAATGLGQAQRADKPSARLLELQPGVDEALLLRAQVLLQTGQSQAASELLRGFLKTHPRHAQARLTLARVLLEEKDYAGARDAFETVLKQDPANGDARLAAALLAGQLGDRRTARAQLLKLAGDEKRADQANFYLGKLAEDAGNPLQAIDRYARVKAGEHYLDALLRRANLLAQQGDLDAGVALLAAAASESDDNRTRLLLAQSDLLLQGNRALQAEALINEALAQEPDSMDLLFARSMVLDKLNRTAEMEQDLRRILEIDPKNANALNAWGYTLADRGERLDEAHTLISRALEQSPDNPYILDSLGWVLFRKGDLVGAESYLRRALSLLPDAEVYAHLAEVLHAQGRTDEARKVLAEGLDKSPTDPRLLGVQSKLDP; from the coding sequence ATGCGCAAACACTTGCTTACTCTGATCGCCGGCTCGATGTTGCTGGGCTGTGCCAGCCCACCGCCTGCATCGCCGCCGGCCGCCGTCGCGACCCTGCGCGACACCGGCCGCGACGACGCGGTGCTTGCGCTGCTGCTGGCCGACATGGCCGCGCAGCGCGGCGACTACGCCCAAGCGGCGGCCAAGTATACCGCCGTGGCCGAGCAGGCCCGCGATGCCGAGATTGCCCGGCGCGCCGTGCAGGCAGCGCTGTACGGTCAGGACGTGCCGGCCGCGATTGCCGCTGCGCAAGCCTGGCAGCGTATCGAGCCGCAAAGCGTCGACGCGGCGCAGTTGTTGACCGGCCTTGAACTGCAACGCGGCAACGCCGAGGCTGCGCGCACGCACCTGCGCAGCTTGCTGGCACTCAAGAATTTCAGCAGCCGCCAGGACTACCTGAATCTGGTGCGCTTGCTGAACCAGAACGTGCCACCCGAAACGCTGCTGGGCGTGCTCGACGCGCTGCTCGAAAGTCGCCCGGATGATCCGGAAGCTCTGTTTGCCTACAGCCTTGCCGCCACGGGTCTGGGGCAGGCGCAGCGCGCCGACAAGCCGTCCGCCCGGCTGCTGGAATTGCAGCCCGGCGTCGACGAAGCGTTGCTGCTGCGGGCGCAGGTCCTGCTGCAGACCGGCCAGTCGCAGGCCGCAAGTGAATTGCTGCGCGGCTTTCTGAAGACCCATCCCCGGCACGCGCAGGCGCGCCTGACACTGGCCCGGGTGCTGCTGGAAGAGAAGGATTACGCCGGCGCCCGGGATGCCTTCGAGACAGTACTGAAACAGGACCCCGCCAACGGCGATGCGCGCCTGGCGGCAGCCTTGCTTGCCGGACAGCTCGGCGACCGACGCACGGCGCGGGCACAGTTGCTGAAACTGGCCGGCGACGAGAAACGGGCCGACCAGGCGAATTTCTATCTTGGCAAACTCGCCGAAGACGCTGGCAATCCGCTGCAGGCGATCGACCGCTACGCCCGGGTCAAGGCCGGCGAACACTATCTCGATGCGCTGCTGCGAAGGGCAAACCTGTTGGCGCAGCAGGGCGATCTGGACGCCGGCGTGGCGCTGCTGGCGGCAGCCGCGTCAGAGTCCGACGACAACCGGACGCGGTTGTTGCTGGCGCAGTCCGACCTGTTGCTGCAAGGCAACCGCGCGCTCCAGGCCGAGGCACTGATCAACGAGGCTCTGGCGCAGGAGCCCGACAGCATGGACCTGCTGTTCGCCCGCTCGATGGTGCTCGACAAGCTGAACCGCACCGCCGAGATGGAGCAGGATCTGCGTCGTATCCTGGAAATCGACCCCAAGAACGCCAACGCGCTGAACGCCTGGGGCTACACGCTGGCCGATCGCGGCGAGCGCCTGGACGAGGCGCACACCCTGATCAGCCGCGCACTGGAGCAATCACCCGACAACCCCTACATCCTGGACAGTCTGGGCTGGGTGCTGTTCCGCAAGGGCGACCTGGTCGGCGCTGAGAGCTACCTGCGACGGGCGCTGAGCCTGCTGCCGGATGCCGAGGTCTACGCCCACCTCGCCGAGGTGCTGCACGCACAGGGACGCACCGACGAGGCCCGCAAAGTCCTGGCCGAGGGCCTCGACAAGTCACCGACGGATCCCCGCCTGCTGGGCGTGCAGAGCAAACTCGACCCGTGA